The Cucumis melo cultivar AY chromosome 9, USDA_Cmelo_AY_1.0, whole genome shotgun sequence genome includes the window tttgtgtgAGATATGATATGATTCTATACTTTGTCAAATATTGTTTTTACAAAATAGTAATTATAATGATCAATAGCAATTTTAGATATAATAATTAAGAATATAtcgatatttttttaaaaaaaaattgtaaatataacaaagtaatTTATTAACGATATACTTCTATCTACGGTAGACTTTTATGATCTATTGGTAATAGACTTGCAATAAAATCTATTTGTGATAGATTTAGGTCGCTATCCCTGATAGACTATAACAAACGttgctatatttgtaactttttcaaaaaatattattatttatgctAATATTTCGAATTTAATATGTTATATACGTAATTGTCCCTTTACAAATAAGAGTTAAATACACAGATAATTGtgaaagaaaattatatatacGGCTTCCGTATGTAAAAGTTAGagtttatttaatataatttataagtTGATCGCATGAGGTTATGATGCATtttcaaaaactcaaaatttaaattgatatgaTTATCGGTTTggaatttaaattaataaaactcaaaattaatttaactaaattgtttgaagaagaagaaaggatttttaattggcagaagaaaaagaaaaagggaaagtTTAAATTTAGAAAGAAGCAtgcaataaaataatataatataatataatatatatgtataagcTAAGTCTTATTGACTTGCTACACAAAAGCCTAAGATTGCGCCAATGAAATATCATTGTAACTCAATATCCCCACTTCATTTTTATAACTTCTTCTTAATCTCTATATAAACCAACACTCTCTTGGTATCAATTTCAATCTAAATTACTATAACATTTAATATCtctctattcttcttctttctaatTAACCTCTCCTTCTCATGGCTTCTCCCATCTCAAATTCTTCTTCAACTCTCTACAGCTTATTTTTCTTTGGCCTCTTGCTTTCATTTTCGTTTGCTGGTCGTGCTCGAGCTAACCCCAATTACCGAGACGCCTTGGCTAAGTCGATATTGTTTTTTGAAGGACAACGCTCCGGTAGGATCCCGGCTAACCAACGGATCACTTGGAGGTCCAACTCCGGCCTCTATGATGGTGAACTTGCTCATGTATGTCTTAATCATAATATTTCATAAAGAGTCCATTTCATAAGACTTCGTACTCGTTTtgttgtttcattgtttttttcttaCACTTGGCAAAATAAAAGTCATATTTGATAATTAattcttgatttttttctttttcttttttaataaataaatattattacttttggtcacttttttttattttttccttttttaatttcaaatttcaaatacaAAATATATTTGACATTATTCTTGgatttaaaaattcaaatcactCGATTATCGTGTAAATACCATCTAATCTCTAAACAtacttttataattttgtaacaTTTTAGTTTCTATAGTTAGAAATATCAGTATGGTTTAATAAAAATTCCTATCCATGTAATTGATTAGTTATGGATGATTTTTTTACGATAAAAACTAAATCAAATTACAAACCTAACCCTAAAATGTTACCTATTTTAATTATTACAAAATTTGAAGTAGAATATTCAAACTTGATGAGAATTATGATCTTCAAAATCTCATGAaactaagaaaagaaaaaaaaaacaataatggAAATGTTTTGGAATTATTAGGTGGATTTAACCGGCGGCTACTACGACGCCGGCGACAATGTAAAATTCAATCTTCCGATGGCTTTCACAACCACAATGCTTTCATGGGGAGCACTCGAGTACGGGGCGCGTATGGGTAGCGAATTAGGCAACACACGAGCCGCCATCCGTTGGGCCACCGATTACCTTCTCAAGTGCGCGACCGCCACTCCAGGCAAGCTCTACGTCGGCGTGGGAGACCCTCACGCCGACCACAAGTGCTGGGAACGGCCTGAGGACATGGATACTGTTCGAACCGTATACTCTGTTTCTGCCGGGAACCCAGGATCGGATGTTGCCGGAGAGACCGCGGCCGCACTGGCCGCCGCGTCGTTGGTGTTCCGACGAGTTGATAGGAAGTATTCACGGGTGTTGCTGGCGACGGCGAAGAAGGTGATGGAATTTGCGTTGGAGCACCGTGGATCGTATAGTGATTCGCTTTCCTCTGCTGTTTGTCCTTTTTATTGCTCTTATTCCGGATATAAGGTTAGTAATTAATTTCTTATCATTATGCtcctaattattattatttttttatgagcaaaaagaaaattttttaagatttaaaattactttttgaaaaaaaataaaatatttaaaggtTACTTTTTTCAAGAATggtaaaaaaatacaaattatttacctttacgacaaaaaaaaaaaaaaccaataaataaataaacgtGTTACAATGCCAAATAGATTAtctattttatcatttttataattCCTCATTTAtaaatttacttttttatttatataagtttTGTTATCGGATTTTATCAATATTATACATTAATGGGCTTCTATTAGTTTATGTCAATGTCACGGTAGAAAACTACTTAATAgtataattttgtaaattttttgaaagaaaatcaaattatagatgtttttttcaaaaatagtaaaaaatacAAATTGTTTACACTTTACGATAGAAAAActactaaaagacaaaattataaaataatgatcaaattaaaagaatgatcaaattaaaataaaaaatgtctGACAAAATAgtataattttgtaaattaatttatgTCAATGTCACGTTAGAAAGTTATCGAAtgatatatttttgtaaatattttagtccattttactatatttaaaaatacatcTAATTGTTAGTCCAAAACTACTGAAAGTATAACAAAGCTTCATTGTCTGTTAGTAATAGATATTGTAGACTACTATCCGTGTCTatatatcaatgtctattagtgataaataATGTTAATATGTAAGTATCTGaaatttttgttatgttttaatttattttatgacatttgaaaacaaactaaaataataataatagcttaatttttgttttagaaaaaaagttCTATCATAGGATAGATTTTTATTACTTGGAGTGAACCCAAATTTGAATGAGTATTTAATGTTGAATATATAAAGATTAATGAGTTAAAAAGTTAGATGATAAAATGTGTGTGTTTTGATATatgaaaaataggatgaattggtGTGGGGAGCAGCATGGCTTCTAAGAGCAACAAATGATGTTAAATACTTCAATTTGTTGAAGTCATTGGGAGGTGATGATGTGACTGATATCTTTAGTTGGGACAACAAATTTGCTGGTGCTCATGTCCTTTTGTCTAgggtaaattttttaaaaaatttattctcGTTTATATATGATCTCGTTAATATCACTATGATCTTACAAGAATTTTCGATTATATATCTATAGCGGTCGTTATTAAACAACGACAAGAACTTTGATTTGTACAAACAAGAAGCTGAGGCATTCATGTGCCGAATTCTACCAAATTCTCCCTCCTCCAGTACCAAATACACTCAAGGTatgcaaaataaaaatatcttGAACACATTGAACAACTTAAAGTGTTCGATCAAATGTTCATATATTTAACATATGACTGTAGCTAGTTTGTAAGGTTCATTAAGAACATGTTCCAGAGTTGTTTCAAAATGATTAAAATCAATTTTGTCagacatttttttattttaatttgatcattcttttttatatttttttttgtagggagattGATGTTCAAGTTGCCAGAAAGTAACCTCCAATATGTGACATCCATAACGTTTTTGCTCACCACATATTCCAAATACATGTCTGCAGGCAAACACACATTCAACTGTGGCAACCTTGTCGTTACTCCAGCTTCCCTGAAAAACCTTGCTAAGATTCAGGTAAGCGCCTAAATGTTGTTATTTTACTCTATATTGTTGGTATCTATTCAGTAAAACGATAACTTTGAAAATTGTTTATAAATAGATCTATGAATGAACTCAGATTAcgatataaaatttgaatttatatgtaatagatttaaataatatttaagttttTCTTACTATTCAAGTTCTCATTTTTCGGGTCATGAAATGACAGGTGGATTATATATTAGGAGTGAACCCATTGAAAATGTCATACATGGTGGGATATGGAAAAAACTTCCCAAAGAGAATTCACCATAGAGGATCTTCGCTGCCTTCCAAGGCCACCCACCCTCAGGCTATTGCCTGTGATGGTGGCTTCCAACCCTTCTTCTATTCCTACAACCCCAACCCTAATATCTTAATTGGTGCTGTCGTCGGCGGCCCCAATCAAAGTGATGGCTTCCCTGACGATCGCACTGATTACAGCCACTCTGAACCTGCTACGTACATCAATGCTGCTCTTGTTGGACCTCTTGCATTCTTCTCGGGCAAACATTGATTCAAAAATACATATTGTAGTTTAGAGATCAATCACTTCTTACATGTTGAAAGTACGATCTCATGTTATAGTAATGGTAAATATACATGGCTATGGCTAGATTGATCCCCAAAGGGTGGATGGAAATTAGTCTTTTCCTCTGTTTTTATCTTTAACAGTTTGTCATTGTTTTGTCCCATCACCAAAAAGGAATATATGTGACAAAGATGGcaaatcaaattaaaagttTACCTTTTTAGTTTCTTCTACGCTCTTATTTTGTTTAGCTTATTTATTTTGAaggttgtttttaaatatatcaaaataaattaaaatacatacaaaaattgtaacaaattttagaatacatttatatttattgttatcaaattttaaaattttattatattcgtaaatatttttaataatttatagaaaaaaatagaaattaaataaacaaccatttaaaaaaaatcattttttcctCTCGTTGTGAGTTTTTCAATGtttgtgttttgttttaaattgtATGCATGGATAAATTTTTATCCActaagaaaaatataatttacataaaaaaaatgagTTTCAACTCAATTTGAAAAAGTATCATGTATTTTTTAAGAATTTACAACGAAGAGTTACGATTGTTAATTCGATTGCCatgagaaaattttaaaactttaattttttctttcaaaagacTATCTTCGACTACACCTACCTATTTAGCATGTGACAGATTCTccttgtatgtatatatattaaatagttaggtatgtaaagataaagaggtttttctaaaaataaaaaaatttgacaaactatttagaCGATCGAACAAAATCgataaaaaattttaagattgatttttgtatgaattataaatactttgtgaaatatatattttgttttataattattcAAAAAGATTTAAAAGGATCCCGAAATGAATTTATGTTGAAATGGAAAGTAAAATATTGCactctttttcaaaaaaaaaaaaaatcattttatcCGAAACCAAAACATAGGGCCATTTTTCACGTAAAAGAACTCCTCCACTTCTCTCGTGAACCTTCCGGCCGTCAACCTCCTTCCGATCTCCTGCCTCTCTCTTCTCCGGCCAGCATTTCCGCGGACAGCTCACGCGACTCCGCCGAAGAACAACGAAAGGCGGCGGCGTTTTACCTAGCTCCTTCTGATTTTCCCGTTCCTGGCGCACCCTACGAAGTGACTTCCTCTCCTGAAACCCACGCACGAGCAAAACACTCTAAATTCCTTTCGAACTTAGGCTCTGGTGTTCGGTTTTGTGAAATCGAACACAATCAAAGAACTTTTGGGTTCCTTTTTGGTAAGATTTAAGTGAGTAAACCCTCTAAATTTCTTTCGAAGTTCAATAGAGTGCTTTAGAATTATCCCCAACACTTCGAAAAATTTTGTTTGTAGAGACCGCGATATACTAATTCGAAATACTAATGGGGAGTATAGTTGAAATGCAAACCACAATAGGAGAATTGAAATCGAAGCAATACTAAATAAAGGTTTATTGGGttattttttcttatctttcCTTTTTGCTGTCGGAACTTCGATCTAGGCGTTTGCAGCTGAACTTGTATAGTAATTATGTCAGGAAGGTCAAAGGGATGCACCATTTACGTTGGTAAGTTTGTTATTATTTCTATCTATCTTAATTCATGTTCTTTGTACtctaatttgtttttctttcatgAGGATTCTGTTTGCGGGTTAAGCTTCATGTTTTTTCTTCTGTGAAGCTTCTAATGAAAATTATGATCTTGAGTGG containing:
- the LOC103498660 gene encoding endoglucanase 9, which codes for MASPISNSSSTLYSLFFFGLLLSFSFAGRARANPNYRDALAKSILFFEGQRSGRIPANQRITWRSNSGLYDGELAHVDLTGGYYDAGDNVKFNLPMAFTTTMLSWGALEYGARMGSELGNTRAAIRWATDYLLKCATATPGKLYVGVGDPHADHKCWERPEDMDTVRTVYSVSAGNPGSDVAGETAAALAAASLVFRRVDRKYSRVLLATAKKVMEFALEHRGSYSDSLSSAVCPFYCSYSGYKDELVWGAAWLLRATNDVKYFNLLKSLGGDDVTDIFSWDNKFAGAHVLLSRRSLLNNDKNFDLYKQEAEAFMCRILPNSPSSSTKYTQGRLMFKLPESNLQYVTSITFLLTTYSKYMSAGKHTFNCGNLVVTPASLKNLAKIQVDYILGVNPLKMSYMVGYGKNFPKRIHHRGSSLPSKATHPQAIACDGGFQPFFYSYNPNPNILIGAVVGGPNQSDGFPDDRTDYSHSEPATYINAALVGPLAFFSGKH